In Niallia sp. FSL W8-0635, a genomic segment contains:
- a CDS encoding conjugal transfer protein TraD — MRALARRTEEERLIDLEEKIKKMQFEKQRLANQVRQKERKERTRRLIQVGGLIEKHFEIKGEEEVIKLIVSFKESVEKNKEKILSLDIDQARKILKI; from the coding sequence GTGAGAGCCTTGGCTCGAAGAACGGAAGAAGAGAGACTAATAGATTTAGAAGAAAAAATTAAGAAGATGCAATTTGAGAAGCAACGGTTGGCGAACCAAGTGAGACAAAAGGAGCGAAAGGAAAGAACGAGACGATTGATCCAAGTAGGTGGATTAATTGAAAAACATTTTGAAATAAAGGGAGAAGAAGAAGTTATTAAATTAATTGTTTCTTTTAAAGAGTCTGTAGAAAAAAACAAAGAAAAGATATTATCTCTTGATATTGATCAAGCTAGAAAGATACTTAAGATTTAA